The genomic stretch CGAGTTGATAATTGCCGATCGCGTCGATCGCTTCGTCCTTAATCGCTTTATCGAGACTCTCTTGGATCAGTTCTTCGAGGGCTTCCACTTTAACGCGCTGCGGCCCCAAACGCTGCAACAGAATATTGCGGGGGACTTTACCTTGGCGAAACCCGGGCAACTTCACCGACTTCGCGAGGCGCTGGACGATTTTCTCATAAACCTGCTTTGACGCTTCGGCGGGGACTTCAATTTCTAGACCGATTTGGCTAGCCGGGAGCTTCTCCTGGGTAACTTTCATATACAACCTACTAATCGAACCAACTATTAAGGATAACTTCTGAAACGCAAACTACTATCATAGGCTACCCTGCAACTTCTTTGCTATTCCCGCTCCGCTCTTCACCATCGGGAGGCTTGAAAAGAAGCTGCCTTTCTCGTCATCGTTGGCTGAAGGCGATACACCATGCCGTCAAGCGCTAGTTTTATAAATAACGCCTAATGTGAATTAGAAGCCAGAAAGATCGATCTTACTGTTCTTTCTCCGATCGCCCACCGATTGGGAGAGGGGCCGGGGGTGAGGGAAATCAAGGCTTTTGGATAATGCACATCAGACGTAAATAATCTTTATAATGCCCCGTCCTATTTAAAAAAAGCAATGAGCGAGGAAAACGCACGCGCCCCGGGCAAGTTGTATGTCGTGGGTACGCCGATCGGAAATTTGGAGGATATGACGTTTCGGGCGATTCGGATTTTACAAGAAGTCGATGCGATCGCGGCTGAAGATACGCGCCATACCGGAAAACTACTCCAGCATTTCCAAATTTCTACGCCCCAAGTCAGTTACCACGAACACAATCGCAGCACTCGTCAAGCTCAACTGTTGCAGCGCTTGCTAGCCGGTGAGAGTATCGCCCTCGTCAGCGATGCGGGAATGCCGGGAATTTCCGATCCCGGTTACGAGTTGGTGAAAGCGTGCGCCGAACATCAACTCGAAGTCGTTCCGATTCCGGGCGCAACTGCCGCGATCGCCGGTTTAGCGGCGGCGGGTTTGCCCAGCGATCGCTTTATTTTTGAAGGATTTTTACCCACTAAGGACAAAGAACGGCAAGCTCGCCTCAATTCCCTCAAAAATGAGACGCGCACCCTAGTTTTTTACGAAGCACCCCATCGCGTTCGGCAGACTTTAAAGGATTTGGCGGTGGCGTTGGGGGGCGATCGCGCGGCGGTTTTAGCGCGAGAATTAACGAAACTGC from Oscillatoria sp. FACHB-1406 encodes the following:
- the rsmI gene encoding 16S rRNA (cytidine(1402)-2'-O)-methyltransferase, which gives rise to MSEENARAPGKLYVVGTPIGNLEDMTFRAIRILQEVDAIAAEDTRHTGKLLQHFQISTPQVSYHEHNRSTRQAQLLQRLLAGESIALVSDAGMPGISDPGYELVKACAEHQLEVVPIPGATAAIAGLAAAGLPSDRFIFEGFLPTKDKERQARLNSLKNETRTLVFYEAPHRVRQTLKDLAVALGGDRAAVLARELTKLHEEFWRGTLEDAIAHYQERAPKGEFTLIVAGKDATTTVELSEAELKAELEQLLAAGMTRSQASRHLAETTALPRRQLYQLALELGEAES